One part of the Thermoanaerobacterium sp. CMT5567-10 genome encodes these proteins:
- a CDS encoding DUF441 domain-containing protein, with translation MDFGVALLSVMLFFSIVGKNNNVAAAISMLLLIKLMNLEIINQYISKNGVNLGIIILTMGALSPLALNKVSLSDFINASKSIEGLITIIAGIIVAVLASVGLDTMKVDTNGVVGVLLGTVIGVSFFKGAPIGPMIALGITTIILKIFRL, from the coding sequence ATGGATTTTGGTGTTGCGCTTCTTTCTGTCATGTTATTTTTCAGCATTGTAGGGAAAAATAACAATGTTGCAGCTGCTATTTCAATGCTTTTGCTTATTAAGCTTATGAATCTAGAAATAATTAATCAATATATATCGAAAAATGGGGTGAATCTTGGTATAATAATATTGACAATGGGAGCTCTATCTCCGCTTGCCTTGAATAAGGTATCATTAAGCGATTTTATAAATGCCTCGAAAAGCATTGAAGGCCTTATTACAATTATCGCTGGGATAATTGTGGCTGTATTGGCATCTGTAGGTCTTGATACGATGAAAGTAGACACTAATGGGGTAGTTGGCGTTTTGCTAGGCACAGTAATTGGAGTAAGCTTTTTTAAAGGTGCACCGATAGGTCCAATGATAGCTCTCGGTATAACAACTATAATACTTAAGATATTTCGATTATAG
- a CDS encoding lytic transglycosylase domain-containing protein, translating into MKFKKVTVIIVVIFTILTVYGVKTNWFLKQLYPKKFSQQVYFYSNQYGVDPYLVFAMIKAESNFNPDIVSSKGAIGLMQVIPETGIWVANYIGIKNFNVNMLYNPDYNINIGTWYLKYLLKQFNNNITLAVAAYNGGSGNVSNWLKDKRYSENGSNLKKVPFSETDKYIKKVTKYYKIYKSLYE; encoded by the coding sequence TTGAAATTTAAAAAAGTCACAGTAATTATTGTAGTAATATTTACCATTTTGACAGTTTATGGCGTTAAAACCAACTGGTTTTTAAAGCAGCTATATCCTAAAAAATTCAGCCAGCAGGTATACTTTTATTCAAATCAATATGGTGTCGATCCTTATTTGGTTTTTGCTATGATAAAGGCAGAGAGCAATTTTAATCCTGACATTGTTTCCAGTAAAGGTGCTATAGGCCTTATGCAGGTCATTCCTGAGACAGGAATTTGGGTGGCGAATTACATAGGTATAAAAAATTTTAATGTAAATATGCTGTATAATCCCGATTATAACATAAACATAGGGACGTGGTATCTAAAATATCTTTTAAAACAATTTAATAACAATATCACTTTAGCAGTTGCAGCATATAATGGTGGAAGCGGCAATGTTTCAAATTGGTTGAAGGATAAAAGATATTCAGAAAATGGCAGCAATTTAAAAAAGGTACCTTTTTCAGAAACGGATAAATACATCAAAAAGGTGACTAAATACTACAAGATTTACAAGAGCTTGTATGAATAA
- the coaE gene encoding dephospho-CoA kinase (Dephospho-CoA kinase (CoaE) performs the final step in coenzyme A biosynthesis.), producing MEVIGLTGGIASGKSTVSSILRSLGAFIIDADVVSREIMIKGTKTYNILVNEFGKEILRKDGEIDRKKLGNLVFADKQKLNRLNEITHPEIIRRIKEIIEEERKNGKEKAIILDAALLIEMRLFNMVDEVWLVVVDKKTQIRRLMKRDNLNYNDALNRIKSQMSIEDKMKYADFIINNCKDFNAIKKQVELLWGRFSK from the coding sequence ATGGAGGTTATAGGATTGACGGGTGGAATTGCGTCTGGGAAAAGCACCGTATCATCGATACTTAGAAGTCTTGGGGCATTTATAATTGACGCAGATGTTGTTTCAAGAGAGATTATGATTAAAGGTACTAAAACATATAATATATTAGTTAATGAGTTTGGAAAAGAAATTTTAAGAAAAGATGGAGAAATAGACAGAAAAAAGCTTGGTAACCTTGTGTTTGCTGATAAACAGAAATTAAATAGACTAAATGAAATAACACATCCGGAAATAATAAGGAGAATAAAAGAAATAATAGAAGAAGAAAGAAAAAATGGTAAAGAGAAGGCAATTATTTTAGATGCGGCTCTTCTCATTGAAATGCGGCTTTTTAATATGGTAGATGAAGTATGGCTTGTAGTAGTAGACAAAAAAACTCAGATAAGAAGACTCATGAAAAGAGACAATTTGAATTACAATGATGCTTTGAACCGTATTAAAAGCCAGATGTCTATAGAAGACAAAATGAAGTATGCCGATTTTATCATTAATAATTGTAAGGACTTTAATGCTATAAAAAAGCAGGTTGAATTATTGTGGGGACGATTTTCAAAATAG
- the polA gene encoding DNA polymerase I — MSKFLIIDGNSLMYRAYFALPDLMNSEGLHTNAIYGFSMMLIKLLDEERPDYIAVAFDKKAPTFRHKEYSAYKGTRQSMPEELIEQVDILKDVINAFNIKTIEIEGFEADDIIGTVSKIASENGLKVLIVTGDRDALQLVSNDVKVKICKKGITQMEEYDERAVIERYEVTPRQFIDLKGLMGDKSDNIPGVPNIGEKTAIKLIKEFGSIENVLMNTDKLKGKIRENIENNTEMAVLSKKLATIERNVPIEIDLSEYQMKDYDREKLIDLFEKLEFTSLINDLKKDADDIREVKEWPVRDFKYVRELLKREDTVSFYPLILEGEVKAVSFATDDEIFFVEVDDYEEFKLLDNEKFALICHDIKDFFVNLSYHGIELKCKFYDTAIMTYLLNPSESNYDIGRVLKKYLKEDIPNIEDILGKGKSKKSYDDIDKKLLIDYLCATASKLSKLKDKLMSFIKEMEMEELLNNVELPLVEVLKSMEVYGFTLDKDVLKDLSKEIDEKTDKIIKDIYDAAGYEFNINSTKQLSEFLFDKLNLPAIKKTKTGYSTDMEVLVELMPYNEIVGEIIEYRQLMKLKSTYIDGFIPIMDKDDKVHSTFKQIVAATGRISSTEPNLQNIPVRDEFGRRIRKAFISSFQGGYIVSADYSQIELRVLAHLSEDEKLIESFLNNEDIHLRTASEVFKIAPEKVTGEMRRRAKAVNFGIVYGISDYGLSRDLKISRKEAKEYIDNYFDRYKGVKNYIDSVVKFARENGYVTTILNRRRYIPEINSKNYNQRSFGERMAMNTPIQGSAADIIKMSMVKVYNELKARSLKSKLILQIHDELIVDTSPDEVEIVKDLLKTIMENVIKLRVPLVVDIGCGKNWYDAK, encoded by the coding sequence ATGTCAAAATTTTTAATCATAGACGGAAATAGCTTAATGTACAGAGCGTATTTTGCGCTTCCAGATTTAATGAACAGTGAAGGACTGCATACAAATGCCATATACGGTTTTTCAATGATGCTGATTAAACTGCTTGATGAAGAAAGACCTGATTATATAGCTGTTGCATTTGATAAAAAAGCTCCAACTTTTAGGCATAAAGAGTACAGTGCTTATAAAGGCACCAGACAGTCTATGCCTGAGGAACTTATTGAGCAGGTGGATATTTTAAAAGATGTTATCAATGCATTTAATATAAAGACAATTGAGATTGAAGGATTTGAAGCAGATGATATAATAGGTACTGTATCTAAAATTGCATCTGAAAATGGCTTAAAAGTATTGATTGTCACTGGTGATAGGGATGCACTTCAACTTGTATCAAACGATGTGAAAGTGAAGATATGCAAAAAAGGCATAACTCAGATGGAGGAATACGATGAAAGGGCAGTCATTGAGAGGTATGAGGTTACTCCACGCCAGTTTATTGATTTAAAGGGCCTTATGGGTGATAAATCTGACAATATTCCTGGCGTGCCTAATATAGGAGAAAAGACAGCGATAAAACTTATTAAAGAATTTGGCTCTATCGAGAATGTCCTTATGAATACTGATAAATTAAAAGGAAAAATAAGAGAAAATATTGAAAATAATACAGAAATGGCTGTGCTAAGTAAAAAACTTGCTACTATAGAGAGAAATGTTCCAATTGAAATAGATTTAAGCGAATACCAAATGAAGGATTATGATAGAGAAAAATTAATAGATTTATTTGAGAAGTTGGAGTTTACCAGTTTAATTAATGACCTAAAAAAAGATGCTGATGATATTAGAGAAGTCAAAGAGTGGCCTGTAAGAGACTTTAAATATGTAAGAGAGCTGCTAAAGAGAGAAGATACAGTATCATTTTATCCATTAATACTTGAAGGCGAAGTAAAAGCTGTATCATTTGCCACTGATGATGAAATATTTTTTGTTGAAGTAGATGACTATGAAGAATTTAAATTATTAGATAATGAGAAGTTTGCACTTATATGTCATGATATAAAAGACTTTTTTGTTAATCTTTCATACCATGGTATTGAGCTAAAATGTAAATTTTACGATACTGCAATAATGACTTATCTGCTAAATCCGTCGGAATCCAATTACGACATAGGCCGTGTCTTAAAGAAGTATTTAAAAGAGGACATACCTAATATTGAAGATATACTAGGAAAAGGCAAAAGCAAAAAGAGTTACGATGACATAGATAAGAAGCTTTTAATTGATTATCTGTGTGCTACTGCATCTAAATTATCTAAATTAAAAGATAAACTAATGTCCTTTATAAAAGAAATGGAAATGGAAGAGCTTCTTAATAATGTTGAGCTTCCGCTGGTAGAAGTGCTAAAATCTATGGAGGTATATGGATTTACATTAGATAAAGATGTCTTAAAAGATTTATCGAAAGAGATAGATGAAAAGACAGATAAAATAATAAAAGACATATATGACGCTGCAGGATATGAATTTAATATAAATTCTACCAAACAGTTATCAGAGTTTTTGTTTGATAAATTGAATTTGCCTGCAATAAAAAAGACTAAAACGGGATATTCCACTGATATGGAAGTTCTTGTGGAGCTTATGCCATATAATGAAATAGTTGGGGAGATAATCGAATACAGACAGCTTATGAAGCTGAAATCAACATATATAGATGGCTTCATTCCAATAATGGACAAGGATGACAAAGTTCATTCTACATTTAAGCAGATAGTTGCAGCAACGGGGAGAATCAGCTCTACAGAGCCTAATTTACAGAATATACCAGTAAGAGATGAGTTTGGCAGAAGAATAAGGAAAGCATTCATATCCAGCTTTCAAGGAGGATACATTGTATCCGCTGATTATTCACAGATAGAGTTGAGAGTTCTTGCACATCTTTCAGAGGATGAAAAGCTTATTGAGTCATTTTTAAACAATGAAGACATACATTTAAGGACAGCGTCGGAAGTGTTTAAGATCGCCCCTGAAAAAGTTACTGGTGAAATGAGAAGGCGTGCGAAAGCTGTAAATTTCGGAATCGTATATGGTATAAGCGATTATGGTCTCTCTAGAGATTTAAAGATCTCTCGCAAAGAGGCAAAAGAATATATAGACAATTATTTTGATAGGTATAAAGGAGTTAAAAATTACATCGATTCGGTAGTCAAATTTGCCAGAGAAAATGGATATGTGACGACTATTTTGAATAGAAGGAGGTATATACCGGAGATTAATTCAAAGAATTACAATCAAAGGTCATTTGGCGAGAGAATGGCGATGAATACGCCTATTCAAGGAAGTGCTGCAGATATAATAAAAATGTCAATGGTGAAAGTATACAATGAGTTAAAGGCAAGATCATTAAAATCGAAATTAATACTTCAGATTCATGATGAACTTATTGTAGATACTTCTCCTGATGAAGTTGAAATCGTCAAAGACTTATTAAAGACTATAATGGAAAATGTCATAAAACTAAGAGTTCCTTTGGTTGTAGATATTGGATGTGGTAAAAATTGGTATGATGCAAAATAA